In Zingiber officinale cultivar Zhangliang chromosome 1A, Zo_v1.1, whole genome shotgun sequence, a genomic segment contains:
- the LOC122023536 gene encoding uncharacterized protein LOC122023536 → MPPKRIMQRCGPEGCQEEDQDRDRGEREMRDPPPPPDVATRVLEGMAQLLEQHVGNANRGQQQDVYMQFRRMDPKDFSGTTDPFVAEGWIRSLEVIFRYMNMADADRVRCAIYLLKDDASLWWEGAERGVNLNTLTWEGFKRIFYGKYFTVDVRSRLKREFMSLRQGDMSVAEFVKKYDRGCHFVPLIAEDADEKMRHFLDGLRPTIRQDVLLTNPTDYNDAVTRAYRAEQSLKDIAWEMQKKRPPPPQQQQQNKKSYTGPQKGQPGSQGQPKPQQKAAAPNAEGKPLCKECNRQHYGKCMWGTYKCFVCGEDGHKAKDCPKKQQPVTGRAYVMHAKEAEPDTTLITGENGIDDIGDFDA, encoded by the exons ATGCCACCCAAACGTATTATGCAGAGGTGTGGGCCAgaaggatgtcaagaagaggatcaGGATAGGGATAGAGGCGAGAGGGAGATGCGTGACCCTCCGCCGCCACCGGATGTTGCTACTCGAGTTCTCGAGGGGATGGCTCAGTTGTTAGAGCAGCATGTTGGTAATGCTAACAGGGGGCAACAACAGGATGTCTATATGCAGTTTAGGAGGATGGATCCTAAAGACTTCTCCGGTACTACCGATCCATTCGTTGCTGAGGGATGGATCCGGTCTTTGGAGGTGATCTTCCGTTATATGAATATGGCGGATGCCGACAGGGTTCGTTGTGCCATTTATCTGCTGAAGGATGATGCTTCCCTATGGTGGGAGGGAGCTGAAAGAGGGGTTAATCTGAATACCCTGACTTGGGAAGGCTTCAAAAGGATCTTCTACGGGAAGTATTTCACAGTTGATGTGAGATCGAGATTGAAGAGGGAGTTCATGAGTCTCCGACAGGGAGACATGTCTGTAGCTGAATTCGTGAAGAAGTACGATAGGGGGTGTCACTTTGTGCCCCTAATCGCCGAGGATGCTGACGAGAAGATGAGACATTTCCTAGATGGTCTCAGGCCTACCATTCGACAAGATGTTTTGCTGACCAATCCTACTGATTATAATGATGCAGTTACTAGGGCCTATAGAGCAGAGCAGTCTCTGAAAGACATAGCATGGGAGATGCAAAAGAagaggccaccaccaccacagcAACAACAACAGAATAAGAAGTCATATACAGGGCCACAAAAAGGGCAGCCGGGATCTCAGGGGCAACCTAAGCCACAGCAAAAAGCAGCTGCCCCAAATGCTGAGGGGAAGCCATTATGCAAGGAGTGCAACCGCCAACACTATGGCAAGTGCATGTGGGGTACTTACAAGTGCTTTGTCTGTGGAGAAGATGGGCATAAAGCTAAAGATTGCCCAAAGAAGCAACAACCTGTGACTGGTCGAGCTTACGTGATGCATGCCAAGGAGGCAGAGCCAGACACTACACTTATTACAG GCGAAAATGGTATTGATGATATAGGAGACTTCGATGCTTGA